The following proteins are co-located in the Candidatus Nitrotoga sp. AM1P genome:
- the lpxC gene encoding UDP-3-O-acyl-N-acetylglucosamine deacetylase encodes MVNQRTLKNSVQATGVGLHTGERVHLTLSPAPANSGIVFRRVDVVPMVVIRAEAHVVQDTRLSTCLEVNGTRIATIEHLMSAFAGLGVDNAFVDLTSAEVPIMDGSAGTFIFLLQSAGIIEQSAAKKFIRIKKIIEIKDGDKWVRFEPFNGYKLNFTINFSHPVFASTKQHVTIDLGEHSYIKEVSRARTFGFMHDVENMRAQGLALGGNLDNAIVMDEYRVINPDGLRFEDEFVKHKILDAIGDLYLLGHPLIGTFSGYKSGHALNNALLRTLLADEQAWEFVTFNKTEEAPAFLRLQLQTA; translated from the coding sequence ATGGTTAACCAACGCACATTAAAAAATTCAGTGCAAGCTACTGGGGTGGGGCTGCATACTGGTGAACGAGTTCATCTTACCTTGTCTCCTGCACCTGCAAACAGCGGCATCGTATTCCGCCGGGTAGATGTTGTGCCGATGGTGGTGATACGCGCTGAAGCGCATGTGGTGCAGGATACCCGCTTGTCCACCTGCCTGGAAGTAAACGGCACGCGTATAGCCACTATAGAACACTTGATGTCCGCTTTTGCCGGGCTTGGCGTAGACAATGCTTTTGTTGACTTGACAAGCGCAGAAGTACCCATTATGGATGGGAGCGCTGGGACATTTATTTTCCTTTTGCAATCTGCCGGCATCATCGAACAATCCGCGGCAAAAAAATTCATCCGCATAAAAAAAATCATAGAGATCAAGGATGGAGATAAATGGGTGCGCTTCGAGCCATTCAACGGCTACAAACTTAACTTTACCATTAATTTTTCCCATCCTGTATTTGCCTCTACCAAACAACATGTAACGATAGATCTAGGAGAACATTCTTACATCAAAGAAGTAAGCCGCGCCCGCACCTTCGGCTTCATGCATGACGTTGAGAATATGCGCGCTCAGGGATTAGCGCTGGGTGGCAACTTGGACAACGCCATCGTGATGGATGAGTATCGCGTCATCAACCCCGATGGGTTGCGCTTTGAGGATGAGTTCGTCAAGCACAAAATTCTGGATGCTATTGGCGACCTATATTTGCTCGGGCACCCACTGATCGGCACTTTCTCTGGTTATAAATCCGGCCATGCTCTGAACAATGCCTTGCTACGCACCTTGCTTGCTGATGAACAAGCGTGGGAATTCGTGACTTTCAACAAGACGGAGGAAGCACCGGCATTCCTGCGTTTACAATTGCAGACTGCCTGA
- the ftsZ gene encoding cell division protein FtsZ — translation MFEIENVQLQDAVIKVIGVGGCGGNAVDHMIEKGVQGVEFIVINTDAQALNRNKARSQLQIGATITKGLGAGAIPDVGRAAAEEDRERIADLIRGANMIFITAGMGGGTGTGAAPVVAQIAKEMDILTVAVVTKPFLHEGKRMRLAQAGIEALCESVDSLIIVPNEKLMTVLGEDTSLLDAFSASNSVLQGAVAGIAEVINVPGLMNVDFADVRTLMSENGMAMMGSATASGSDRAKVAAERAMSSPLLEDVKLAGARGVLINISSSSKLTLREFREITNSVQFAIEEATVIVGSVFDESMGDELRVTIVATGLGSPLERKQTKPELVYGLRTGTHNEPVFAGNYKELEMPAVIRNGRHREAVEAMKQSGVDTLDIPSFLRKQAD, via the coding sequence ATGTTTGAAATCGAGAATGTACAACTTCAGGACGCGGTAATTAAGGTCATAGGCGTGGGCGGATGCGGCGGCAATGCAGTGGATCATATGATTGAGAAAGGCGTACAAGGTGTAGAGTTCATCGTCATTAATACCGATGCCCAAGCACTTAATCGCAACAAAGCACGCTCTCAATTACAAATAGGTGCCACTATTACCAAGGGCTTGGGTGCAGGGGCCATTCCAGATGTTGGACGAGCCGCTGCCGAGGAAGATCGCGAGCGCATTGCCGATTTGATCCGAGGTGCCAATATGATATTCATCACTGCAGGAATGGGTGGCGGCACGGGCACCGGTGCGGCACCCGTAGTAGCCCAGATAGCCAAAGAAATGGATATCCTCACCGTGGCCGTGGTGACCAAACCCTTTCTTCACGAAGGCAAGCGTATGCGTTTGGCACAAGCTGGCATCGAAGCACTGTGCGAGTCTGTAGACTCACTCATCATCGTGCCTAATGAAAAATTGATGACCGTGCTAGGCGAAGACACCAGTTTACTGGATGCATTCAGCGCCTCCAATAGTGTGTTGCAGGGCGCAGTGGCAGGCATTGCCGAGGTAATTAATGTACCCGGCCTGATGAATGTGGACTTTGCCGATGTGCGTACCCTTATGTCTGAAAACGGCATGGCGATGATGGGGTCGGCTACTGCTTCTGGATCTGATCGCGCTAAAGTTGCGGCCGAACGCGCCATGTCCAGTCCTTTGCTGGAGGATGTGAAGTTAGCAGGCGCGCGCGGTGTGCTGATAAATATCAGCTCCAGTAGCAAACTCACCCTGAGAGAATTCAGAGAAATTACCAACAGCGTGCAATTTGCCATTGAAGAAGCCACCGTAATAGTTGGCTCTGTGTTCGATGAGAGCATGGGTGACGAACTGCGAGTGACCATTGTGGCAACTGGCTTGGGCTCACCGCTGGAACGCAAGCAGACTAAACCGGAACTTGTTTACGGGCTACGCACAGGCACGCATAACGAACCAGTCTTCGCAGGCAATTATAAAGAGCTTGAAATGCCTGCAGTAATACGTAATGGCCGTCACCGCGAGGCAGTCGAAGCGATGAAACAGTCTGGTGTTGACACACTGGATATTCCATCCTTTCTGCGCAAGCAAGCAGATTAA
- the ftsA gene encoding cell division protein FtsA — MSNSRENKNLIIGLDIGTSKIVTIVAEVKSEGTMEVIGVGMHESSGMKKGMVVNIDATVAAIQRALGDAELMADCKIREVYTGIAGSHIKSSNANGMVKIKDREVAQADIDRAVETASSLSLPGDQQILHILEQEFSIDGQGNIKKPLGMSGMRLEVEVHIVTGAVAAAQNIMKCVHRCGLEVREMILQPLASSKAVLSDDERDLGVCLVDIGGGTTDVAIFTGGAIRHTAVIPIAGDQITNDVAMALRTPTTDAEDIKIKYGCALRQLADDGPIGVPGVGERGIRMLSRQTLAEVIEPRVEELYMLVQAELRRSGFENLLSSGIVITGGSSAMQGMVELGEEIFHMPVRLGLPRYIGGLSDVVKTPRFSTGVGLLLYGLEQHQHNQAARQRSNSFSEMLSNMKAWFKGNF; from the coding sequence ATGAGTAATAGCAGGGAAAACAAGAATTTGATCATAGGGCTGGATATCGGCACTTCCAAGATTGTCACTATCGTCGCCGAGGTCAAATCGGAAGGAACCATGGAAGTCATTGGCGTAGGAATGCATGAATCCTCCGGCATGAAGAAGGGAATGGTAGTCAATATTGATGCAACAGTAGCAGCAATCCAGCGAGCACTGGGTGATGCCGAGTTAATGGCTGATTGCAAGATTCGTGAGGTTTACACGGGCATCGCGGGCAGCCATATTAAAAGTTCCAATGCCAATGGCATGGTCAAGATTAAAGATCGGGAAGTTGCGCAGGCTGACATCGACCGAGCGGTTGAAACTGCCAGCTCGCTTAGCTTGCCTGGCGACCAGCAGATATTGCACATCTTGGAACAGGAATTCAGCATCGATGGGCAAGGGAATATCAAGAAACCGCTGGGTATGAGCGGTATGCGCCTTGAGGTTGAGGTGCATATCGTTACGGGTGCGGTCGCAGCAGCACAGAACATCATGAAGTGCGTGCACCGCTGCGGACTGGAGGTACGAGAAATGATCCTGCAACCTTTGGCATCCAGCAAGGCGGTACTGTCGGACGATGAGCGAGATTTAGGCGTGTGCTTAGTGGATATCGGCGGCGGTACGACCGATGTGGCGATTTTTACGGGTGGCGCAATTCGTCATACCGCCGTCATTCCAATTGCAGGTGACCAGATTACGAATGATGTCGCAATGGCTTTGCGCACCCCGACTACCGATGCGGAAGACATCAAGATCAAATATGGCTGCGCTCTGCGCCAGCTCGCTGACGATGGTCCGATCGGAGTCCCCGGAGTCGGTGAGCGAGGTATACGTATGTTGTCGCGGCAAACCTTAGCAGAGGTCATTGAGCCACGCGTGGAGGAGCTGTATATGCTGGTGCAGGCTGAGTTACGTCGCAGCGGATTCGAAAATTTGCTGTCCTCGGGCATCGTCATCACTGGAGGTAGCAGCGCTATGCAGGGCATGGTGGAACTGGGTGAGGAAATATTCCATATGCCGGTGCGTTTAGGACTGCCGCGCTATATAGGAGGACTGTCTGATGTGGTGAAAACACCCCGTTTTTCCACCGGTGTTGGCTTGCTGCTCTATGGATTGGAGCAGCACCAGCACAATCAGGCTGCGCGTCAGCGCTCAAATTCTTTTAGCGAAATGTTGAGCAACATGAAAGCATGGTTCAAAGGAAATTTTTAG
- a CDS encoding cell division protein FtsQ/DivIB — protein MWDKPESLRMISSALFGICFVLVLYGALHYALHLPVFALRVVSISTAPQQVVPAHIEAMVRNELHGNFFTVDLERTRRAFESIPWVRKVSMRRHFPWRLEINLEEHIALAHWNEAGLVSTHGEVFSAETDKLLPKFIGQPDSSAEMTQMYTAFTEQLAPLKQEITEISLSPRRSWRLRLNNGMLLELGREQSKQRLARFVAVYPYSVMPMQQNYEFFHAGKAPHKNGLQRRAEYVDLRYRNGFAAYLSNTANGLGIAGKKSAVGRS, from the coding sequence ATGTGGGATAAGCCGGAGTCGCTACGCATGATATCCAGCGCACTTTTCGGCATTTGCTTCGTATTGGTTTTATATGGCGCCTTGCATTATGCGTTGCACTTGCCAGTGTTTGCGCTACGCGTCGTATCTATTAGTACGGCGCCGCAACAAGTGGTTCCTGCTCACATTGAGGCTATGGTGCGTAATGAATTGCACGGTAATTTTTTTACTGTAGATCTGGAGCGAACGCGGCGGGCTTTTGAGAGCATCCCCTGGGTACGTAAAGTAAGTATGCGGCGCCATTTCCCATGGCGGTTGGAAATTAACTTGGAAGAGCATATAGCGCTGGCACATTGGAACGAGGCAGGGTTGGTGAGTACCCACGGCGAAGTGTTCTCGGCTGAGACAGACAAGCTATTGCCGAAATTCATCGGACAACCCGATAGCTCAGCCGAAATGACCCAGATGTATACCGCATTTACTGAACAGCTTGCTCCGCTTAAGCAGGAAATTACAGAAATCAGCTTGTCTCCGCGCCGTTCATGGCGGTTGCGCCTGAACAACGGCATGCTGCTGGAATTGGGACGCGAGCAGTCAAAGCAGCGCTTGGCGCGCTTTGTAGCGGTATATCCGTACAGCGTGATGCCCATGCAACAAAATTATGAGTTTTTTCATGCGGGAAAAGCGCCGCATAAAAATGGACTACAACGCAGGGCAGAGTATGTGGATTTACGTTATCGCAATGGCTTCGCCGCTTACCTGTCGAATACAGCAAACGGTCTGGGCATAGCCGGGAAAAAAAGTGCTGTAGGGCGAAGCTGA
- a CDS encoding D-alanine--D-alanine ligase yields MNNQYLFPPSLSPAQHGKVAVLCGGRSAEREISLRSGAAVLTALLKSGVDAQPFDPAEQDLHKLLEGGFQRAFIALHGRFGEDGTMQGALELMNIPYTGSGVLASALAMDKWRSKLVWQAAGLPIPAYEMLDAASDLAAIVKRLGLPLFIKPANEGSSVGISKVKKANELQAAYTEAAKHDKLVIAEAFISGGEYTVAILGEQALPVIKIEPANEFYDYEAKYLRNDTRYLCPSGLSQEKEAEMQRLALQGFALIGGAGWGRVDFLMDEAKQPYLLEINTVPGMTDHSLVPMAARQAGMSFEQLVLTILELTHVG; encoded by the coding sequence ATGAATAACCAATATCTTTTCCCCCCCTCTCTGTCCCCTGCACAACATGGAAAAGTTGCGGTCTTATGTGGCGGGCGCTCTGCCGAGCGCGAAATTTCGCTCAGGAGTGGTGCAGCAGTACTGACTGCGCTACTAAAAAGTGGGGTTGATGCCCAGCCATTTGATCCTGCTGAACAGGATTTACATAAGCTGCTGGAGGGTGGTTTTCAACGCGCCTTCATTGCGCTGCACGGACGCTTTGGCGAGGACGGCACGATGCAAGGTGCACTTGAATTGATGAACATACCCTATACCGGTAGCGGGGTGTTGGCTTCAGCGCTAGCCATGGATAAGTGGCGCAGCAAATTGGTGTGGCAGGCTGCAGGACTGCCTATTCCGGCTTATGAGATGCTCGATGCAGCTAGCGATTTGGCTGCAATAGTGAAACGGCTGGGGTTGCCGCTATTCATCAAGCCAGCCAATGAAGGTTCCAGTGTGGGCATCAGTAAAGTGAAAAAAGCTAATGAACTGCAAGCTGCCTATACAGAAGCGGCAAAACACGACAAATTGGTAATTGCGGAAGCATTTATTAGCGGGGGCGAATACACAGTCGCCATCCTTGGTGAACAGGCACTGCCAGTAATTAAGATAGAACCAGCCAATGAATTTTACGACTATGAGGCAAAGTATTTACGCAACGATACACGCTATCTATGCCCCTCTGGTTTGTCGCAAGAAAAAGAAGCTGAGATGCAGCGCCTGGCACTACAAGGCTTTGCACTGATCGGAGGCGCTGGCTGGGGACGGGTGGATTTTTTAATGGATGAGGCTAAGCAACCTTATTTGCTGGAGATCAATACCGTGCCCGGCATGACCGACCATAGCTTGGTACCGATGGCAGCACGTCAGGCCGGAATGAGTTTCGAGCAACTGGTGCTAACCATACTGGAGTTGACCCATGTGGGATAA
- the murB gene encoding UDP-N-acetylmuramate dehydrogenase — MNMIEPAQFITETLRGTLRNNVAMSRHTSWRAGGHAERVYQPADLADLIVFLRALPADERIVAVGLGSNLLVRDGGLRGTVLLLHAALTEMRIETDESIYVQAGVSGAKLARFAAKHNLKGAEFFAGIPGTLGGMLAMNAGCYGSETWNVVVNAQTIMRSGKLLEREPDDYEIGYRHVVLRKKGKYLEHDNTPISNFLPVHQEEFFVGARLRLLTGDGEMARREIKSLLSKRIASQPLNLPNAGSVFRNPPSDYAARLIEQCGLKGLQIGGARVSEKHGNFIVNVGKATAEDIENLINKVQASVQQKTGVRLHLEVRIIGEYANIHE, encoded by the coding sequence ATGAACATGATCGAGCCCGCACAATTTATTACAGAAACGTTGCGCGGAACGCTACGCAACAACGTTGCTATGAGTCGCCATACCAGTTGGCGTGCTGGTGGCCATGCTGAAAGAGTCTACCAACCCGCTGATCTGGCCGACTTGATTGTTTTCCTGCGTGCCTTGCCCGCAGATGAGCGGATAGTCGCGGTGGGATTGGGCAGCAACTTGTTGGTGCGTGATGGAGGTCTACGCGGCACGGTGCTGCTATTACACGCGGCGCTCACCGAAATGCGTATAGAAACGGATGAATCGATCTATGTACAGGCTGGTGTATCCGGTGCCAAGCTGGCCCGCTTCGCAGCGAAGCATAACCTGAAGGGTGCGGAATTCTTCGCCGGAATACCTGGCACACTGGGCGGAATGTTGGCAATGAACGCTGGTTGCTACGGTAGCGAAACTTGGAATGTGGTGGTAAATGCGCAAACGATAATGCGTAGCGGGAAACTATTGGAACGTGAGCCGGACGATTATGAAATTGGCTATCGGCATGTTGTATTACGAAAGAAAGGCAAATATCTTGAGCACGACAACACCCCCATCTCTAATTTCTTACCTGTTCACCAAGAGGAGTTTTTCGTCGGTGCGAGACTGCGCTTGCTAACGGGTGACGGCGAAATGGCCCGCCGCGAGATTAAGTCGCTGCTATCCAAGCGTATTGCCTCCCAGCCCTTAAACCTGCCGAATGCTGGCTCGGTGTTCCGCAATCCGCCAAGTGATTATGCGGCACGTCTGATCGAGCAGTGCGGGTTGAAAGGCTTGCAGATCGGCGGTGCGCGCGTATCAGAAAAGCACGGCAACTTTATCGTGAATGTGGGCAAAGCCACGGCGGAAGACATTGAAAATTTGATTAACAAAGTGCAGGCGAGTGTGCAACAAAAGACCGGCGTTCGTTTGCATCTGGAAGTGCGAATCATCGGCGAGTACGCAAATATTCATGAATAA
- the murC gene encoding UDP-N-acetylmuramate--L-alanine ligase: protein MKHKVKRIHFVGIGGSGMSGIAEVLLNLGYQVSGSDLADNAITQRLKQLGATVYLGHASNHSANANAVVVSSAVTPDNPEIVAARAHNIPVVPRAMMLAELMRLRQGIAVAGTHGKTTTTSLTASVLAKGGFDPTFVIGGKLNSSGTNAKLGTGEFIVVEADESDASFLYLQPILAVITNIDADHMETYEHDFSKLKQAFVDFVEHLPFYGMVMVCVDDANIRDILPSISKPVTTYGFAEDAQIRAVNVRHQDGKMRFTALCRQNGQPRDLDIILNLPGQHNVQNALAAIAVGLEVGVADDAIVSALSEFEGVGRRFQRYGEIPLGNGTFTLIDDYGHHPIEILATVNAVRGAFPGRRLLLAFQPHRYTRTRNLFEDFVKVLSGVDVLLLAEIYAAGEAPIVAADGRALARALRVAGQNKVLFVEQIQDMPQAILNMAQAGDVIVTMGAGSIGGVANTLKNIATNIGTSLK, encoded by the coding sequence ATGAAACATAAAGTTAAACGCATCCACTTCGTTGGTATAGGTGGCTCCGGCATGAGCGGAATAGCCGAAGTATTACTTAATTTAGGTTATCAAGTGAGTGGTTCTGATCTGGCTGACAATGCAATTACACAACGTCTGAAACAACTCGGCGCGACGGTGTATTTAGGACATGCCAGTAATCATTCAGCAAATGCCAATGCAGTGGTGGTGTCTTCCGCAGTGACCCCAGACAACCCGGAAATAGTGGCTGCGCGCGCGCACAATATTCCAGTGGTGCCACGCGCAATGATGCTGGCAGAACTGATGCGTTTACGCCAGGGAATCGCCGTGGCCGGTACACATGGCAAGACCACCACTACCAGCCTGACCGCGAGCGTGTTAGCCAAAGGTGGTTTTGACCCCACCTTTGTCATCGGCGGGAAGCTTAACAGTAGCGGCACCAACGCCAAATTAGGAACTGGCGAGTTTATCGTCGTGGAAGCCGATGAATCGGATGCTTCGTTTTTGTACCTGCAACCCATATTGGCTGTCATTACCAACATTGATGCCGATCACATGGAAACATACGAGCATGATTTCTCGAAGCTGAAGCAGGCATTCGTGGATTTCGTCGAACATTTGCCATTCTATGGCATGGTCATGGTGTGCGTGGATGATGCCAACATACGCGACATTCTGCCCAGTATTAGCAAGCCCGTTACCACTTACGGTTTCGCCGAAGACGCGCAAATCCGCGCAGTGAATGTGCGCCACCAAGATGGCAAGATGCGATTTACCGCGCTTTGCCGACAAAACGGGCAGCCACGCGATCTGGATATCATACTCAATCTGCCCGGGCAGCATAACGTACAGAATGCACTGGCAGCAATCGCCGTGGGGCTGGAAGTCGGCGTAGCAGATGATGCCATCGTTAGCGCGTTAAGTGAATTCGAGGGCGTGGGTCGGCGTTTTCAGCGCTATGGCGAAATTCCACTGGGTAATGGCACCTTTACTCTGATCGATGATTATGGTCATCATCCCATCGAAATACTGGCAACAGTCAATGCTGTGCGTGGGGCATTTCCGGGGCGACGTTTATTGCTGGCGTTTCAGCCCCATCGCTACACGCGTACGCGTAATTTATTTGAAGATTTCGTCAAGGTGCTAAGCGGAGTGGATGTGCTGCTGCTAGCCGAAATATATGCCGCAGGTGAGGCACCCATCGTAGCAGCAGACGGGCGAGCACTCGCACGCGCGTTACGTGTGGCCGGGCAAAACAAGGTGCTGTTCGTGGAACAAATTCAAGATATGCCGCAGGCCATTCTGAATATGGCACAAGCCGGGGATGTGATTGTCACTATGGGAGCAGGTTCGATCGGTGGGGTAGCGAACACGCTAAAAAATATAGCTACAAATATTGGCACATCTCTTAAATGA
- the murG gene encoding undecaprenyldiphospho-muramoylpentapeptide beta-N-acetylglucosaminyltransferase yields the protein MTRKILIMAGGTGGHIFPALAVADYLRSKGWCIIWLGAPRSMEAQLVPQHGYEMANVRFSGLRGKGLLRKLMLPLNLLLALGQSGAALFRHRPDVVLGMGGYITFPGGVMAALMRRPLLIHEQNSIAGLSNKVLARLAARVLSGFPHVLPAAEWCGNPVRDSITKLPEPHIRYAARSGVLNLLVLGGSLGAKAINECVPQALALLPQATRHNVLHQTGKQHLETVRTAYQLAAVNAESQPFLDDMAQHYAWADVVICRAGALTIAELAAAGVASILVPFPFAVDDHQTGNARFLSERGAATLLPQTELKPQPLANLLQGITRERALNMAQSARKLAKPEATQCVAQACMELAG from the coding sequence ATGACTCGTAAGATCTTGATCATGGCCGGTGGAACGGGTGGTCATATCTTCCCAGCATTGGCTGTGGCTGACTACCTGCGCTCGAAAGGCTGGTGCATTATTTGGCTGGGCGCGCCCAGAAGCATGGAAGCACAGCTGGTACCTCAACATGGTTATGAAATGGCCAATGTGCGTTTCTCCGGTCTACGCGGAAAGGGACTGTTGCGCAAATTAATGCTGCCACTCAATCTGCTGCTGGCATTGGGGCAGAGCGGTGCTGCATTGTTTCGTCATCGTCCCGACGTAGTACTGGGCATGGGGGGTTACATCACCTTTCCCGGCGGAGTCATGGCTGCATTGATGCGCCGTCCATTGTTAATTCACGAACAAAACTCTATTGCCGGACTGAGCAATAAAGTGCTGGCGCGATTAGCCGCACGGGTGCTGAGTGGTTTTCCGCACGTACTGCCAGCGGCTGAATGGTGTGGCAATCCAGTACGCGACAGTATCACCAAACTACCCGAGCCACACATACGCTACGCCGCACGCAGCGGCGTGCTTAACCTATTAGTGCTGGGTGGCAGTTTAGGTGCGAAGGCAATTAATGAATGTGTGCCGCAGGCATTAGCATTATTGCCACAGGCTACACGCCACAATGTGTTACACCAAACTGGCAAACAACATTTGGAGACAGTGCGCACCGCCTATCAGCTGGCGGCAGTAAACGCCGAGTCTCAACCATTTCTAGATGATATGGCGCAGCACTATGCCTGGGCGGACGTCGTAATTTGTCGTGCTGGAGCCTTGACTATCGCCGAACTGGCCGCAGCTGGCGTAGCCAGCATACTGGTGCCATTTCCATTCGCGGTGGATGATCACCAGACCGGTAATGCACGCTTTCTCAGCGAACGCGGCGCGGCCACGCTGCTACCGCAGACCGAATTGAAACCGCAGCCCTTAGCAAATTTATTACAGGGAATAACCAGAGAACGCGCGCTGAACATGGCACAAAGCGCACGCAAACTAGCCAAACCGGAAGCAACACAGTGTGTTGCACAGGCATGTATGGAGTTGGCAGGATGA
- the ftsW gene encoding putative lipid II flippase FtsW, with protein sequence MLAASLTSRHHALVEYDKILSWITIALLSFGLVMVYSASIATAEASKFTGFQPAYYLVRHGLYIFVGIVAGVMAFQVSLENWQRLAPYLFLLGVALLILVLLPGIGREVNGSRRWLSLFVINLQPSELIKLFAVLYAADYTVRKGLVKNHWGQAFLPMFAVMALVGGLLLLEPDMGSFVVICIIAISILFLGGFNIKVFAGLMIALPIAFAVLIFSSPYRMQRVVGFMDPWSDPYGKGYQLSHALIAFGRGEWFGVGLGGSLQKLFYLPEAHTDFLLAVIAEELGFVGVCIVILLFAGLIIRAFAIGRQAANLDRQFAALVAQGIAVWLGVQAMINIGVNTGVLPTKGLTLPFLSFGGSSVVVSCLAAALLLRIDWENRRMLRGLPI encoded by the coding sequence ATGCTCGCCGCAAGCCTGACCAGCCGCCACCATGCATTAGTGGAATACGACAAGATACTGTCGTGGATAACCATCGCGTTGCTGTCGTTTGGATTAGTAATGGTGTATTCAGCCTCCATCGCCACTGCCGAAGCAAGCAAGTTCACTGGCTTTCAGCCTGCATATTATTTGGTGCGACATGGCCTGTATATTTTCGTAGGTATCGTAGCCGGAGTAATGGCGTTCCAGGTATCGCTAGAGAACTGGCAGAGGCTGGCGCCCTATCTGTTTCTGCTTGGCGTGGCACTACTCATTCTAGTGCTTCTCCCCGGCATCGGGCGCGAAGTGAATGGCAGCCGCCGCTGGCTTTCGCTGTTCGTCATTAATCTCCAACCATCTGAACTCATAAAATTATTTGCCGTGCTATATGCAGCCGATTACACCGTGCGCAAAGGTTTGGTCAAAAATCACTGGGGTCAAGCATTTCTGCCGATGTTCGCGGTGATGGCGCTGGTCGGAGGCTTATTATTACTCGAACCGGATATGGGTTCTTTCGTGGTGATTTGTATTATCGCGATCTCTATCCTGTTTCTTGGCGGTTTTAATATCAAAGTATTCGCCGGATTGATGATTGCCCTACCTATCGCATTTGCAGTCCTTATTTTTTCATCACCTTATCGCATGCAGCGCGTAGTCGGTTTTATGGATCCATGGTCTGACCCCTACGGCAAAGGTTACCAGTTAAGCCATGCGCTGATCGCATTTGGTCGCGGCGAGTGGTTCGGCGTAGGGCTGGGCGGCAGTTTGCAAAAATTATTCTACTTACCAGAGGCACATACCGATTTTCTGCTCGCAGTCATTGCTGAAGAACTGGGCTTCGTTGGTGTATGCATAGTTATCCTGTTATTTGCCGGACTGATCATTCGCGCCTTCGCCATTGGCCGTCAAGCCGCCAATCTCGATCGCCAGTTTGCCGCACTGGTGGCACAGGGTATTGCCGTTTGGCTGGGCGTACAAGCAATGATCAATATTGGCGTAAACACAGGAGTATTGCCCACCAAAGGGTTAACTCTACCCTTTCTTAGTTTTGGGGGTAGCAGCGTAGTAGTGAGTTGCCTTGCAGCAGCGCTACTACTCCGCATCGATTGGGAAAACAGACGAATGTTGAGAGGTCTGCCAATATGA